The DNA region TGGATGACCGAACTCGGCCACGTCATCGGCGGCGCGGCGACGGAGATCACGGGCCGTTCGCCGTACTACACCGCCTCGGTCGACGGCGCCAGGGCGGTGCTGCTGCTGGACGGCGCGATCGCGCCCCTCACCGTCGAGTCCGCGCTCACCGCGCTCCCCCGCCTCCTCTCCGGTCTCGCCCTGCGCGACCCGCGCGCATCGGTGTGGGACCTCGGGCGGCTGGCGGGCTGGCAGCTGGAGTGGGGCGATGACGCGTTCACGGCGGCGGTGCTGACGGATGCCACGGGGTCGGCGACGTTCCGCTTCGATGCGTTCGCGCGGATCACCGACGTCTCGGGCACGCTCGCACAGGTGCATCCCGTCGGCTGACGGGCCGCACGACACCGCGTTTTCCCCCCCCCCGTGCCGTCACCCGGGGCGCGCACGGCTCAGCGCCGACCCGCGGCCTCCTTCGAACCGTCCGTCCCGAAGGGCGTGCTTCCCAGCAG from Microbacterium soli includes:
- a CDS encoding DUF6882 domain-containing protein, which codes for MTFETLRALADRAALFTALRQDQLRTATDALGEHRWDVDLLAGAFTCTSIDDPRRTVSAVPHLLASIAPGPRSLMWSWALPQGDRAGVAEQLRAYGHQHGIAELTEGEVPFPDDAGDDLEAWMTELGHVIGGAATEITGRSPYYTASVDGARAVLLLDGAIAPLTVESALTALPRLLSGLALRDPRASVWDLGRLAGWQLEWGDDAFTAAVLTDATGSATFRFDAFARITDVSGTLAQVHPVG